In the Desulfosporosinus acidiphilus SJ4 genome, CCAGTTGGGAGGCTAATACTTTGGGCTTTTGTTCCTGATAATTAACTTTTAATTCTTTAACTGGGTCTGAGTAATTAATAGCTTTGATTTGAGTTTTTAAGGTCTCTGAATCATAGGCAAAACCAGCTTGTTCTTTGCTAATTACCATCACATTTTGGTCAGTTATTTGAAAAGATGCATCGACAGCAGGTTTATTATACTGCCCAAAAAGTTGATCTAAACATGTTTGCATTTTTTTGTCATCCCATTGAGAAGTAAGTTTAAAGTCAAGACCTTTTGCTGCTTCCCTCTTAGAATTAATTCGTTGATATAAGGAGCCAATACGACTGACGCCATAAGCATCTTTTAAAGCCTTGTCCGCAGAAAGTGTCAGTCCCAAGTCTTCTAATTTAACATCTTGATCATGTTGACCATCAGTAAGTTTCACTGTTTGATTTAGTAAACTCTCAATGTCTTTATTTACGGCGGCTTTAGCTTGCAATTGAGACATATTACTAACATTGATCCCGGAAATTTTGACGCCTTCAACAATCGTATGATGATCCCACGTATAATACCCAACCGGTACACCAATAGCAAGCAATAAGATCAAAATCGATAATGAGATAAAAAGCAGTTTTCTTCCAGAAATGCGATTCTTTTTAGTCCTGCGGTTTCGGGTAGTGATATGCGGATTTGAGAATTCTTCAGTTGTTAAAGCGTCAGTCTTGCTGGTTCTCATTCTTTGTTCAAGTGACTCGTCCAAATCGCACCTCCTCATTCACTAAAATTCAGTGTTAATACTATTATTTCGACGCAAACATCGTATTCCCTTCATAAAACTATAAAGAAAACTCGGCGGGAGACAAGCATTTGGCGCAGGCGGCCGCCGAGTTCACTTCTGCTAGAAAAGAAGGACACGATCTTCGCACATATTAACTCTTCTGCTATATACAACCGAAGGATATGCTTTGTGCCATAAAAATAATTTCCATTATTCAGTGACACGGTTAAGCGCCACGAGGGCTGATAG is a window encoding:
- a CDS encoding VanW family protein, producing the protein MDESLEQRMRTSKTDALTTEEFSNPHITTRNRRTKKNRISGRKLLFISLSILILLLAIGVPVGYYTWDHHTIVEGVKISGINVSNMSQLQAKAAVNKDIESLLNQTVKLTDGQHDQDVKLEDLGLTLSADKALKDAYGVSRIGSLYQRINSKREAAKGLDFKLTSQWDDKKMQTCLDQLFGQYNKPAVDASFQITDQNVMVISKEQAGFAYDSETLKTQIKAINYSDPVKELKVNYQEQKPKVLASQLEAQKITGLLASYTTHFDPSQTARTENVQLAAKALDKAVIKPDDILSFNNIVGERTVAGGYKDAYIIVDGKFVPGLAGGICQVSSTLYNTGLLANLAVAQRSNHDLAITYAPLGQDATVAYPDLDLKFRNNTGGYLLIRTSSTSNSLTIDLYGKVNPGQEVNITDTTESVIQPEEQHVVDKTLKHGESVVKQLGQPGYIVKSVRTVKVNGNVVSSEPLQQSVYKALPKIVDVGP